The Oscillospiraceae bacterium genome window below encodes:
- a CDS encoding response regulator, producing the protein MWVHHLPSFFKINLRRCIMYKVLIVEDDPMVAMINEQFVSRHKDFTVSNKCSDGKSALEYLEDNDVDLIILDVYMPYMDGFETLRQIRKKQIP; encoded by the coding sequence ATGTGGGTACATCATTTACCGTCATTTTTCAAAATAAATCTTAGGAGGTGCATTATGTATAAAGTTTTAATAGTTGAAGATGATCCAATGGTTGCAATGATAAACGAACAGTTTGTAAGCCGTCATAAAGATTTTACTGTTTCAAATAAATGTAGCGATGGAAAAAGTGCTTTGGAATACCTTGAGGATAATGATGTCGATTTGATTATTCTCGATGTATATATGCCATACATGGATGGTTTTGAAACACTTAGACAGATAAGAAAAAAACAAATTCC